The Chryseobacterium glaciei DNA window GTCGGATTGGATGGATTAATGCATTTCTACCAAGATTACGAATTTGAAAATGATTTTTCTAGAAACTTCATAGAGAAATTCCCTTATGCGAAGATCAAACCGATGCTTTATTTCGCTGATTGGTCAGAAGAATTGGGAGAATTGTATAAAGATGCCAAATACCACGGAAATACGGCTACTTTCCCAGGATTCTATGCTCCACAGGGAAGACAGCTTCGTTTGAAAGCTTTGGATGATAAATTCTTGGAAACTTTAAATGATCTTGGTGTTACCAATTTCGAAATGGAAACTTCTGCAATTTATGCCTTATCAAAATTATTAGGACATAAAGCGATTACCGTAAATAACGTAATCGCTAACAGAAGACGTGGAGAATTCTCTGCAGATCATCACGCTTCTGAAAAGAACCTGATTACTTGGGTTTTGGATAGAATTATTAAGTAATTTTTCCACCATAAAACATAAAAGGATCTCAATAATTGAGATCCTTTTTTTAACCATATTGAAAACTAATTAAAATTCATTAATCGTTACATAAAAATGTCCCGAATAAAGACTTGCAGAGTTACCTGAAATATTATTTAAAGCTATTGTAATTGTTGAAGTTGAAGAAAGTCTTGGGTTTAAAACTCCAAAATCCGAAATACCCGCAAAATCATTCGCAGGAGATACAACAACTGATGCTCTTGTTGAAGTCGGCTGATAAGCCGCCGGAATTGTAATACTTAATGTTGTCGTTTTCCCAGCCGGTAAATTATTAATAGAAGGATTCGGCCAAACCTCAAAAGTGATCTGATTCTTCTGAACACTACCCTTTTCACCCAGTTTATATTGTCCGTTTACATCAATTTTAGTTGCTGCAGTCGGAGAATTAGTTCCTATGCCTACAGAAGCATTGTTATCACCTAAAATAATAGCATTGGCTTGTGATGTAGTTGCTCCATACCCTATTGCCGTTGAG harbors:
- a CDS encoding nucleoside phosphorylase, translating into MLNKLAASELVLNDDGSVYHLNLLPEDIADKVILVGDPDRVPKVSQYFDKVEVKKNKREFYTHTGTLRGERISVMSTGIGTENIDIVMNELDALVNIDLKEKEFKKEHKSLQLFRMGTCGSVNPDVQVDNMLVTQNVVGLDGLMHFYQDYEFENDFSRNFIEKFPYAKIKPMLYFADWSEELGELYKDAKYHGNTATFPGFYAPQGRQLRLKALDDKFLETLNDLGVTNFEMETSAIYALSKLLGHKAITVNNVIANRRRGEFSADHHASEKNLITWVLDRIIK